One genomic region from Mycobacterium basiliense encodes:
- a CDS encoding class I SAM-dependent methyltransferase, translated as MAQCYCQADTGAARTADGSLIELYRRMPPTGEPEQIHALLRPQSSVLELGAGTGRIADPLVTLGHHVTAVDDSDDMLAEVCHARPVRARIEDLRLSERFDAVLLATNLIHYRGTDLRRAVLATIAYHLKPEGKAIIQWKPPPYWAARTSGWTESKAIGDVTARVIIYSSLKGVVDGEYALVADGSELRQCFHLEALTVAKLRRELHRSGLQLTNADPESTEWLEVVPSLR; from the coding sequence ATGGCGCAGTGTTACTGTCAAGCCGACACGGGCGCGGCGCGGACGGCCGACGGCAGCCTCATCGAGCTCTATCGCAGAATGCCGCCGACGGGCGAACCCGAGCAGATCCACGCCTTGCTACGACCGCAGAGCTCCGTGCTGGAACTCGGCGCCGGCACGGGCCGGATCGCCGATCCGCTGGTCACGCTCGGCCACCACGTCACCGCCGTCGACGACTCCGACGACATGCTGGCCGAAGTGTGCCATGCCCGACCCGTGCGCGCCCGCATCGAGGACCTGCGGCTGTCAGAGCGATTCGATGCGGTCTTGTTGGCGACCAACTTGATTCACTACCGGGGCACGGATCTGCGGCGGGCGGTGCTGGCCACCATCGCCTACCACCTCAAGCCGGAGGGCAAGGCCATCATCCAGTGGAAGCCGCCGCCCTATTGGGCCGCCCGGACCTCGGGCTGGACAGAGAGCAAGGCAATCGGCGACGTGACGGCCCGCGTGATCATCTACAGTTCGCTCAAAGGCGTCGTCGACGGCGAATATGCATTGGTCGCCGACGGATCCGAATTGCGCCAGTGCTTTCATCTGGAGGCGCTGACGGTCGCGAAGCTACGACGCGAACTGCACCGCAGCGGGCTGCAATTGACAAATGCCGATCCCGAATCGACGGAATGGCTCGAAGTCGTGCCGTCGTTGCGTTGA
- a CDS encoding ATP-grasp domain-containing protein, translating to MHDSARHVVLVDSYGAVGTELAQGFRNAGYTPLRVQSTPEVPPGLRGQPDRYPYQVDIAHCGDLAKTMATLTPFRPVAVVAGTEPGVELADALSEAFHPITGAPTNGTALSAARRNKYLMIERIKQLGLSGARQIVVADEDQLRDWHTEIGSTIVLKPLRSAASDGVTWCRSADDAIAAFRRLNGRNNILSQSNDGVVAQECLVGAEYTVDTVSRDGGHHVCDIWETHRINANGVPDLLVAWRLLPATGTVQDELVAYAFDVLDALGIRHGAAHAEIKMTPDGPRLIEVGARIAGACLPEGARLGTGRSQIDWTVDAYVRPERFTTRSRRPYRLRQHVARSVMVAPRSGTLVSYQSLEAIKELDSFHDMQVRVSPGQHLPLTIDDLSYPIFVTLSHEVGEVVARDLWTLRYIDGVGFYELA from the coding sequence GTGCACGACAGCGCACGACACGTCGTTTTGGTTGACAGCTACGGCGCCGTCGGAACTGAACTGGCCCAAGGCTTCCGAAACGCGGGGTACACCCCACTACGTGTTCAGAGCACCCCAGAGGTGCCACCAGGTCTACGTGGTCAACCGGACCGATACCCCTACCAGGTCGACATCGCGCACTGCGGTGACCTAGCCAAGACAATGGCCACCCTGACCCCGTTCCGTCCCGTCGCAGTGGTCGCCGGGACCGAACCGGGAGTGGAACTGGCCGATGCCCTAAGCGAGGCGTTCCATCCGATCACCGGCGCACCGACCAACGGCACCGCACTGAGCGCCGCCCGGCGCAACAAGTACCTGATGATCGAGCGGATCAAACAGCTCGGCCTGTCGGGCGCCCGACAGATCGTGGTGGCGGACGAAGATCAGCTCCGCGACTGGCACACGGAGATTGGCAGCACCATCGTCCTCAAACCATTGCGCAGCGCCGCCAGCGATGGCGTCACCTGGTGTCGTAGCGCCGACGATGCCATAGCGGCCTTCCGGCGGCTCAACGGACGCAACAACATACTCTCGCAATCGAATGACGGCGTCGTGGCGCAGGAGTGCCTGGTAGGTGCCGAGTACACCGTCGACACCGTCAGCCGCGACGGCGGGCACCACGTCTGTGACATCTGGGAGACACATCGCATCAACGCAAATGGTGTTCCTGACCTGCTGGTCGCCTGGCGGCTGCTGCCAGCGACGGGCACCGTACAGGACGAGCTGGTCGCCTACGCGTTCGACGTCCTCGATGCCCTCGGTATCCGACACGGCGCGGCCCACGCCGAGATCAAGATGACACCCGATGGTCCGCGCCTGATCGAGGTGGGAGCGCGAATTGCCGGCGCCTGCCTGCCTGAGGGCGCACGGTTGGGCACCGGTCGGTCGCAGATCGACTGGACGGTGGACGCCTACGTGCGACCCGAGCGATTTACCACGCGCAGCCGACGGCCGTACCGGCTCCGCCAACATGTCGCGCGCAGCGTGATGGTCGCCCCGCGTAGCGGCACGCTGGTCTCCTACCAGAGCCTGGAAGCCATCAAAGAACTGGACAGCTTCCACGACATGCAGGTGCGCGTGAGTCCCGGCCAACACCTGCCGTTGACCATCGACGACCTGAGCTACCCCATCTTCGTCACGCTCTCACATGAGGTTGGCGAAGTCGTGGCACGTGATCTTTGGACACTGCGCTACATCGATGGCGTGGGCTTCTACGAGCTGGCCTAG
- a CDS encoding acyltransferase family protein, which yields MRACAAMGVVVTHVAFQTGHSSGAVGRLFGRFDLAVSVFFALSGFLLWRGHAAAARGLTPRPRTGRYLRSRVVRIMPAYVVAVVVILTLLPDADHASLTVWLANLTLTQIYVPLTLTGGLTQMWSLSVEVGFYMALPLFALLARRLPTRARVPVIATLAVLSWVWAWLPVASGAGMNPLNWPPAFFSWFAAGMLLAEWIHGPIGWPHRLARRRILIGTVAVAAYLVAASPLAGPAGLVQGTATQFAVKTAMGAVVAFALVAPLVLDRPDMPHRLLGTAVMVTLGRWSYGLFIWHLAALDMVFPVIGVFPFTGRMPTVLVLTLVFGFAIAAVSYALVESSCREALRRWENRATRREPLDIDREADAIAP from the coding sequence ATGCGCGCCTGCGCGGCAATGGGCGTGGTCGTCACGCACGTCGCTTTCCAGACCGGCCACTCCAGCGGGGCGGTCGGCAGGCTGTTCGGCCGCTTCGATCTGGCGGTTTCGGTGTTTTTTGCGTTGTCGGGATTCCTGCTGTGGCGTGGACATGCCGCGGCCGCGCGCGGCCTGACGCCGCGCCCTCGGACGGGCCGCTACCTGCGATCTCGGGTGGTCCGAATCATGCCCGCCTACGTGGTGGCGGTAGTCGTGATCCTGACCCTGCTACCCGACGCGGACCACGCCAGCCTGACGGTGTGGCTGGCGAATTTGACGCTGACCCAGATCTACGTGCCGCTGACCCTGACCGGCGGCCTGACCCAGATGTGGAGCCTGTCGGTCGAGGTCGGTTTCTACATGGCGTTGCCGCTCTTCGCGTTGCTTGCCCGCCGGCTCCCGACCCGTGCTCGGGTGCCGGTGATTGCCACATTGGCAGTGCTCAGCTGGGTCTGGGCGTGGCTGCCGGTGGCATCCGGGGCCGGGATGAATCCGCTGAACTGGCCACCAGCATTTTTCTCCTGGTTCGCCGCGGGCATGTTGCTGGCCGAGTGGATCCACGGCCCGATCGGGTGGCCGCACCGGTTGGCTCGACGGCGGATCCTGATCGGCACGGTGGCGGTGGCGGCCTACCTGGTGGCGGCCTCCCCACTGGCCGGGCCGGCCGGCCTGGTCCAGGGCACGGCGACGCAATTTGCGGTGAAAACCGCCATGGGTGCCGTGGTGGCTTTCGCGCTGGTGGCCCCGCTGGTGCTGGACCGGCCCGACATGCCGCACCGGCTGCTGGGCACCGCCGTCATGGTGACCTTGGGCCGTTGGTCCTATGGGCTGTTCATTTGGCACCTGGCCGCGTTGGACATGGTGTTCCCGGTGATCGGGGTGTTTCCCTTCACCGGGCGGATGCCGACGGTGTTGGTGTTGACGTTGGTCTTTGGCTTTGCGATCGCCGCGGTGAGTTATGCGCTGGTCGAATCGTCGTGCCGAGAGGCGTTGCGTCGTTGGGAGAACCGCGCCACACGTCGCGAGCCGCTCGACATCGACCGGGAGGCGGACGCGATCGCGCCCTGA
- a CDS encoding phosphotriesterase family protein translates to MSELNTARGPIDTADLGVTLMHEHVFIMTTEIAQNYPEAWGDEEKRVADAITRLNELKSRGVHTIVDLTVIGLGRYIPRIARVAAATELNIVVATGLYTYNDVPFRFHYQGPGCMLEGPEIMTDMFVRDIEQGIADTGVKAGILKCATDEPGLTPGVERVLRAVAQAHKRTGVPISTHTHAGLRRGLEQQRVFAEEGVDLSRVIIGHSGDSTDVGYLEELIAAGSYLGMDRFGIDLILPFEDRVNIVATMCERGHADKMVLSHDANCYFDALPEELVPVATPNWHYLHIHNDVIPALKERGVTDEQVHTMLVDNPRRIFERQGGY, encoded by the coding sequence GTGTCAGAACTAAATACCGCTCGCGGACCCATCGACACCGCCGATCTGGGCGTCACGCTCATGCACGAGCACGTGTTCATCATGACCACCGAGATCGCACAGAACTATCCCGAAGCGTGGGGTGACGAGGAAAAGCGGGTGGCGGACGCCATCACTCGGCTCAACGAATTGAAATCGCGCGGTGTGCACACCATCGTCGACCTGACGGTGATCGGTCTGGGCCGCTATATCCCGCGCATTGCCCGGGTCGCCGCGGCCACCGAGCTGAACATCGTCGTCGCGACGGGCCTGTACACCTACAACGACGTCCCGTTCCGGTTCCACTACCAAGGCCCCGGCTGCATGCTGGAAGGCCCGGAAATCATGACCGACATGTTCGTCCGCGATATCGAGCAGGGCATCGCCGACACCGGCGTCAAGGCCGGCATCCTCAAGTGCGCGACCGACGAGCCTGGCCTCACCCCCGGTGTCGAACGGGTGCTGCGCGCGGTCGCCCAGGCGCACAAGCGCACCGGGGTGCCGATCTCCACCCACACCCACGCCGGGCTGCGCCGTGGGCTCGAGCAGCAGCGCGTCTTCGCCGAAGAGGGCGTCGACTTGAGCCGGGTGATCATCGGCCATTCCGGCGACAGCACCGACGTCGGCTACCTCGAGGAACTCATTGCGGCCGGCTCCTATCTCGGGATGGATCGGTTCGGAATCGACCTAATCCTGCCGTTCGAGGATCGAGTCAACATCGTGGCGACGATGTGCGAACGGGGACACGCCGACAAGATGGTGCTCTCCCACGACGCCAATTGTTATTTCGACGCGCTCCCCGAGGAGCTAGTACCGGTGGCCACACCGAACTGGCATTACCTACACATCCACAACGATGTGATCCCGGCGCTCAAAGAACGCGGGGTGACCGACGAACAGGTGCACACCATGCTCGTCGACAATCCGCGGCGAATCTTCGAGAGACAGGGCGGCTACTAG
- a CDS encoding porin PorA family protein — translation MNRAVMLRIAALGTIGLGAALLIAALLLSTYTSGKITKIPLDIDATLISEGSGTALDSGSLSGEHIVINQNVPLVSQQQVTVESPANADVVTLQVGTSVRRTDKQKDTGLLLAIVDTVTLNRETAMAVSDDTHTGGAVQKPRNFKDESPPTAIPLRHEGLAYRFPFHTEKKSYPYFDPIAQKAFDVNYEGEDDVNGLTTFRFTQNVGYNSDGKLVAPVTYPSLYAGDEDGKVTTSAAMWGVPGEPDEQITMTRYYAAQRTFWVDPVTGTIVKETEHANHYFARDALKPEVTLADYKVSSTEETVETQVNAARDERDRLALWSRVLPITFTATGLIALIGGGVLASFSLRTESALIDPSLDRADTDYLRRAGLEPPVPGAEAETEKLPTQRGELPDDPNSPSDKPQSGSADPPSAADSGSAEPPDPTERS, via the coding sequence GTGAACCGAGCAGTCATGTTGCGCATCGCCGCATTGGGAACGATCGGGCTCGGAGCCGCCCTGTTGATTGCCGCGCTGCTGCTGTCGACCTACACCAGCGGCAAGATCACCAAGATCCCGCTCGACATCGACGCCACCTTGATCAGCGAGGGTTCGGGAACCGCACTGGACTCGGGGTCGCTATCCGGTGAGCACATCGTGATCAACCAGAATGTGCCCCTGGTGTCTCAGCAGCAGGTCACGGTCGAATCGCCCGCCAACGCAGACGTCGTCACGCTTCAGGTAGGCACCTCGGTCCGCCGTACCGACAAGCAGAAGGACACCGGTCTCCTGCTGGCCATCGTCGACACGGTCACCCTCAATCGGGAGACGGCGATGGCCGTTTCGGACGACACTCACACCGGTGGCGCCGTTCAGAAGCCGCGAAACTTCAAAGATGAAAGCCCGCCGACCGCCATCCCGCTGCGGCACGAGGGATTGGCCTACCGCTTCCCATTCCACACCGAGAAGAAGTCCTACCCCTACTTCGATCCGATCGCGCAAAAGGCGTTCGATGTCAACTACGAAGGTGAAGACGACGTCAACGGCTTGACCACATTCCGCTTCACGCAGAACGTCGGCTACAACTCCGATGGCAAGCTCGTTGCGCCGGTCACATACCCGTCGTTGTACGCCGGCGACGAGGACGGCAAGGTCACCACGTCCGCGGCGATGTGGGGCGTTCCGGGAGAGCCCGACGAGCAGATCACCATGACCCGCTACTACGCCGCCCAACGAACCTTTTGGGTGGACCCGGTCACCGGCACCATCGTCAAGGAAACCGAACACGCCAACCACTACTTCGCCCGCGACGCTCTCAAGCCAGAGGTGACGCTGGCCGATTACAAGGTCAGTTCCACCGAAGAAACGGTTGAAACCCAGGTCAACGCGGCCCGTGACGAGCGTGACCGGCTGGCACTGTGGTCGCGGGTGCTGCCGATCACGTTCACCGCCACCGGCCTGATTGCGCTGATCGGCGGTGGGGTCCTGGCATCGTTTAGCCTGCGGACCGAGAGCGCGCTGATCGATCCCAGCTTGGACCGCGCCGACACCGACTACTTGCGACGAGCCGGGCTCGAGCCACCCGTCCCGGGAGCCGAAGCCGAGACCGAGAAACTGCCCACGCAGCGCGGTGAGCTGCCGGACGATCCGAACTCTCCCTCCGACAAACCCCAATCCGGCTCGGCCGACCCGCCCTCGGCGGCGGACTCCGGGTCAGCTGAGCCGCCCGATCCGACCGAACGGTCTTAG
- a CDS encoding 8-amino-7-oxononanoate synthase family protein — protein sequence MTGFKVQSETHRFRNNAKAVDVGNPTWQAAADNHLLDNSVRYIGNDRLERLRDGHRFINLVSCSYLGLHSHPWVLQGVHSATESEQTFALPVSRLRIRFSILDELESGLSALFGARCVAAISASVASAAVLPLIASGHLTDDGKPRVMVFDKLSHFSLNYIKPICADEAPVLTCPHNDLNYLEDMCKKHQRVAYVADGAYSLGGVAPVKELLELQDRYGLFLFFDDSHSLSMYGTHGEGIVRSLMPEELNPLTIIVASLGKAFGATGGVIMLGPEKHHDVLMRFGGPLAWSQPQNAPTIGGCLGSLRVHNSPELGQRQRQLRDNAALFDSLISTPQAGLNTAIRLIAIGAEAKAIALSSQILERGFYTSAVFFPVTAKGQAGLRIMLRADNDPDDIRRFCQTVTDLATPESQDLVAV from the coding sequence TTGACGGGATTCAAGGTGCAGTCCGAGACGCACCGGTTTCGCAACAACGCCAAGGCCGTCGACGTCGGCAATCCGACGTGGCAGGCCGCGGCGGACAACCACCTGTTGGACAACAGCGTCCGCTATATCGGAAACGACCGGCTGGAGCGGCTGCGCGACGGTCACCGCTTCATCAACCTGGTTTCGTGCTCCTACCTGGGACTTCATTCCCATCCTTGGGTCCTGCAAGGGGTGCATTCGGCAACCGAGTCGGAACAAACATTCGCATTGCCGGTTTCGCGTTTGCGTATCCGGTTCTCCATCCTCGACGAGCTCGAATCCGGACTCTCGGCCTTGTTTGGAGCCCGCTGCGTCGCCGCGATTTCCGCATCGGTGGCCAGCGCCGCCGTCTTGCCGCTGATCGCTTCCGGACACCTGACCGATGACGGCAAGCCGCGCGTCATGGTGTTCGACAAGCTCAGCCACTTCTCGCTCAACTACATCAAGCCCATCTGCGCCGACGAAGCGCCCGTCCTGACCTGCCCGCACAACGACCTCAACTACCTAGAAGACATGTGCAAGAAGCACCAGCGGGTGGCCTACGTCGCGGACGGCGCCTACTCGCTGGGCGGGGTCGCACCGGTGAAAGAACTCCTGGAGTTGCAGGACCGCTACGGGCTGTTCCTGTTTTTCGACGACTCCCACTCGCTATCGATGTACGGCACCCATGGCGAGGGCATTGTGCGATCCCTGATGCCGGAGGAACTCAACCCCCTGACCATCATCGTCGCCTCGCTCGGCAAGGCTTTCGGCGCCACCGGCGGGGTCATCATGTTGGGTCCCGAAAAGCACCATGACGTGCTGATGCGCTTCGGCGGCCCGCTAGCGTGGTCCCAGCCGCAGAACGCACCGACCATCGGCGGTTGCCTGGGATCGTTGCGAGTACACAATTCACCTGAGCTGGGTCAGCGACAGCGGCAACTGCGCGACAACGCGGCTCTCTTCGACAGCCTGATCAGCACGCCTCAAGCCGGTCTGAACACCGCGATTCGACTGATCGCGATCGGCGCGGAAGCCAAGGCGATCGCTCTGTCCAGTCAAATCCTCGAACGCGGTTTCTACACCTCGGCGGTCTTCTTCCCAGTTACCGCCAAAGGCCAGGCTGGACTGCGAATCATGCTGCGGGCCGACAACGATCCCGACGATATCCGCCGCTTCTGCCAGACCGTCACCGACTTGGCGACGCCGGAATCACAAGACTTGGTTGCGGTTTAG
- a CDS encoding PE family protein, with product MSFVFAIPEYVADAASGLAGIGSAIVAANAAAAPTTTAVLAAGTDEVSAAIAAFFGSHGQGYQSLGAHAAAFHEQFMQALRAGGGAYATSEAANVEVTLLNAINAPTQALLGRPLFGNGTNAAPGSGADGGAAGILYGNGGAGGSGAAVGQKGGNGGAAGLIGNGGAGGAGAPGTPVNGGVGGAGGAGGMLLGNGGAGGAGGGLAAGGAGGAGGLLFGSGGMGGSGGPGFGGSGGAGGAGGPGGLIFGTGGTGGPGGGGGSGGSGGTGGAGGMGGFLFGSGGPGGDGGAGDHVGGAGGAGGIGGAGYLGNGGTGGGGGASITTAGAGGVGGQAGLLIGNGGAGGDGGAGLSTTGSGGAGASGGNAGSLFGNGGNGGDGGDGTVNGATGGAGGNAVGIVGSGGDGGRGGSGSDLGGAGGAGGAAAALIGDGGNGGTGGLGVAMAAGKGGPGGSAGLIGSGGTGGVGGASVGGDGGDGGNGGNAKLAGNGGDGGNGGVGANPATGGTGGAGGRLFGQPGQHGIA from the coding sequence ATGTCCTTCGTGTTCGCGATTCCGGAGTACGTGGCGGATGCGGCCAGCGGTCTGGCCGGCATCGGATCGGCGATTGTCGCGGCAAATGCGGCCGCGGCGCCCACTACCACCGCGGTTTTGGCCGCCGGTACCGATGAAGTGTCGGCGGCCATTGCCGCATTCTTCGGCTCACACGGGCAGGGTTATCAGTCGCTGGGCGCCCACGCGGCAGCGTTTCACGAGCAATTCATGCAGGCATTGAGAGCCGGCGGTGGTGCGTACGCGACCTCCGAGGCGGCCAACGTCGAGGTCACCCTGCTCAACGCGATCAATGCGCCCACCCAGGCGTTGCTGGGACGACCGCTGTTCGGCAATGGCACCAACGCCGCCCCAGGGTCGGGGGCCGACGGCGGGGCCGCCGGCATCTTGTACGGAAACGGCGGCGCCGGCGGATCCGGCGCGGCCGTCGGCCAGAAGGGGGGCAATGGCGGGGCGGCGGGCCTGATCGGCAATGGCGGGGCCGGCGGGGCCGGCGCCCCCGGGACACCCGTGAATGGCGGCGTCGGCGGGGCCGGCGGCGCCGGCGGCATGCTGCTCGGCAACGGCGGAGCCGGCGGTGCCGGCGGAGGCTTGGCCGCCGGCGGTGCTGGCGGCGCCGGCGGCCTGCTATTCGGCAGCGGCGGCATGGGTGGCTCCGGCGGCCCCGGGTTCGGCGGTAGCGGCGGCGCCGGGGGAGCCGGCGGCCCCGGAGGCCTGATATTCGGTACCGGCGGAACCGGCGGCCCGGGTGGCGGCGGCGGGTCAGGAGGCAGCGGCGGCACAGGCGGTGCGGGTGGAATGGGTGGATTCCTATTCGGCAGCGGCGGCCCCGGCGGCGACGGCGGCGCCGGCGATCACGTCGGGGGCGCCGGTGGGGCTGGCGGAATCGGTGGAGCGGGCTACTTGGGCAACGGGGGTACCGGCGGGGGCGGAGGGGCCAGCATCACCACCGCAGGTGCCGGCGGGGTTGGGGGGCAAGCCGGCCTGCTGATCGGCAACGGCGGTGCCGGCGGGGACGGTGGCGCCGGGTTATCCACTACCGGCAGCGGCGGTGCCGGCGCGAGCGGTGGTAACGCGGGCAGCCTGTTCGGCAACGGCGGCAACGGGGGCGACGGCGGGGACGGCACTGTGAACGGAGCCACCGGCGGGGCGGGCGGCAACGCCGTCGGAATCGTCGGCAGCGGCGGCGACGGCGGGCGCGGCGGGTCAGGTTCTGATCTCGGAGGTGCCGGCGGAGCCGGCGGAGCCGCCGCCGCGCTCATCGGTGACGGCGGCAACGGCGGGACCGGCGGACTGGGCGTTGCGATGGCCGCCGGTAAGGGTGGGCCCGGAGGTAGCGCCGGACTGATCGGTAGCGGCGGCACCGGTGGCGTTGGCGGAGCAAGCGTCGGCGGGGACGGCGGCGACGGCGGCAACGGCGGCAACGCCAAGTTAGCCGGCAATGGCGGCGATGGCGGCAACGGCGGGGTGGGCGCGAACCCAGCCACGGGCGGCACCGGTGGCGCCGGTGGCCGGCTGTTCGGCCAACCGGGGCAGCACGGCATTGCCTGA
- a CDS encoding HpcH/HpaI aldolase/citrate lyase family protein: MLMTSALNPRQYRSALRSGADVCTLDLEDSVPAARRDEARNRASSMFEGPRTGCVRALRINSLRTTDGLRDILALACGAIQPDALLVPKVNCAHDLRILEDMLGDQAGNMPFLATIETPAGLSAVEEIATATPRVRALVFGAADFTSELGIAMDWEPLLFARSRIVAAAASAGIPAIDSPTFDLGAELALKIDVNRSRELGFQGKAAIHPRQVAVINDTFTPLPAEVEHARRVIDLVHSRAGQISVLDGQMLGPPMVAAAQRLLRRVKALG, from the coding sequence ATGCTGATGACCAGTGCGCTCAATCCGCGCCAGTATCGTTCAGCCCTGCGATCCGGCGCCGACGTATGCACCCTGGATCTGGAGGACTCGGTGCCCGCCGCCCGGCGCGACGAAGCGCGCAACCGCGCATCTTCAATGTTCGAAGGACCGCGCACCGGCTGCGTTCGCGCCCTGAGGATCAATAGCCTGCGCACCACCGACGGTCTACGCGACATCCTCGCCCTCGCCTGCGGCGCAATACAACCCGACGCATTGCTGGTGCCGAAAGTCAACTGCGCGCATGATCTGCGGATCCTCGAGGACATGCTCGGCGATCAGGCCGGGAACATGCCATTTCTGGCCACGATCGAAACCCCGGCCGGCCTCTCAGCCGTCGAAGAGATCGCCACCGCCACGCCCCGGGTCCGTGCGCTGGTGTTCGGAGCCGCCGACTTCACCTCCGAGCTGGGCATTGCAATGGACTGGGAGCCACTACTTTTCGCCCGCTCACGTATCGTCGCGGCGGCCGCCTCGGCCGGCATCCCGGCAATCGACTCTCCTACGTTCGATCTCGGTGCCGAACTCGCGCTCAAGATAGACGTGAACCGATCACGCGAACTTGGCTTTCAAGGCAAGGCGGCGATTCACCCCCGGCAGGTGGCGGTGATCAATGACACCTTTACGCCATTGCCTGCCGAGGTGGAGCATGCGCGCCGCGTCATCGACCTCGTGCACAGCAGGGCCGGGCAGATCAGCGTCCTGGACGGACAAATGCTTGGTCCGCCCATGGTTGCCGCGGCGCAGCGCCTGCTGCGGCGTGTGAAAGCGCTTGGATGA
- a CDS encoding MaoC/PaaZ C-terminal domain-containing protein, with amino-acid sequence MDHVRAYKKVGDRRWRESRGLLFDDIEVGAIIEHRPGRTLSEADNTWMSLLALNLHPLHIDSAYCENTEWKRPLVSSLVTLSIVSGMSVQSTSAKGLANLGWDNIRLVAPVFIGDTIYAETEYLDKRLSESRPNQGIVSCATRGIKADGTVFLTCQRSFLLPTREHDLEDLAAY; translated from the coding sequence ATGGATCACGTGCGTGCGTACAAAAAGGTTGGCGATCGACGGTGGCGGGAGTCACGTGGTCTCCTGTTCGACGACATTGAGGTCGGGGCAATCATCGAGCACCGGCCAGGCCGCACACTCAGCGAAGCCGACAACACTTGGATGTCGCTGTTGGCACTTAACCTGCACCCGTTGCACATTGACAGCGCCTACTGCGAAAACACCGAGTGGAAGCGTCCTTTGGTTTCCAGCCTGGTCACGTTGTCGATCGTCTCCGGCATGAGTGTCCAAAGCACCAGCGCCAAAGGCCTGGCCAACCTCGGCTGGGACAACATCCGCCTTGTCGCCCCGGTGTTCATCGGGGACACCATCTACGCAGAGACCGAATATCTGGACAAGCGCCTGTCCGAATCCCGGCCGAACCAAGGGATAGTCAGTTGCGCTACCCGCGGGATCAAGGCCGACGGCACAGTGTTCCTGACGTGTCAGCGGTCATTCCTGCTACCAACCCGCGAGCATGATCTCGAAGACCTGGCGGCCTACTGA